The DNA region CGGCACGCGCAGCATCTCATCCACAACGTCAGGGATGAAAGAGGGCTCCACGCGCGGGCGGCCAATCCCTTCAATTTTGCTGCCCACCGGGCTGCGCAGCCCGGCGTCGCGGTTTTGCCAGTAGTCGAGGAACACGGAGTTCTGCGGGTCAACCACCATCAGCTGAGTATCGTAGCCCTGACAGCGGATGTAGCGTCCAATGGTTGCTGACGTGCCGCCGGTACCGGCGCTCATGACAATGTACGACGGAACCGGGTGCGGCTCGTGGGTCATCTGGCGGAAAATACTGTCGGCAATGTTGTTATTGCCGCGCCAGTCCGTCGCCCGCTCGGCGAAGGTGAACTGGTCCATATAGTGGCCGTTGAGTTCACGGGCCAGCATTTCAGAGGCCGCGTAGATTTCGCAGGCGCTTTCCACGAAGTGGCAGCGGCCGCCGTAAAATTCGATCTGTTCGATTTTGCGTTTTGCGGTGCAGGACGGCATCACCGCGATAAACGGCAGGCCCAGCAGGCGGGCGAAATAGGCTTCGGACACCGCCGTAGAACCGGATGAGGATTCAATGATGGTGGTGCCTTCTTTGATCCAGCCGTTACATAAGCCGTATAAAAACAGCGAGCGCGCCAGGCGATGCTTCAGGCTACCGGTCGGATGGGTGCTTTCGTCTTTCAGATAGAGCTGAATGCCGTCAAATCCCGGCAGGGAAAGGCGAATCAGGTGCGTATCCGCCGAGCGCTGATAGTCGGCATTGATTTCGCTGATCGCATGTTTAACCCAAGTGCTATTCATCGTCGTTATCCGTTTGTCATTTTGTGCCCAGCATAGCGAAA from Enterobacter chengduensis includes:
- a CDS encoding PLP-dependent cysteine synthase family protein yields the protein MNSTWVKHAISEINADYQRSADTHLIRLSLPGFDGIQLYLKDESTHPTGSLKHRLARSLFLYGLCNGWIKEGTTIIESSSGSTAVSEAYFARLLGLPFIAVMPSCTAKRKIEQIEFYGGRCHFVESACEIYAASEMLARELNGHYMDQFTFAERATDWRGNNNIADSIFRQMTHEPHPVPSYIVMSAGTGGTSATIGRYIRCQGYDTQLMVVDPQNSVFLDYWQNRDAGLRSPVGSKIEGIGRPRVEPSFIPDVVDEMLRVPDAASVATAHWLETQLGRKVGASTGTNMWGALQLAARMRETGRTGSIVTLLCDSGERYLETYYNAEWVQANIGDISPWKAQIAQLLK